The genomic stretch cagtttttttcaacggagtttcagaggactataaacgatcccaaatgaggcataagggtcttatctagcaaaacgaccgtcacttttgacaagaaaaataaaaaatatgctcttttaaaccacaacttcccgtccagatccggtcgtgatgcgtcagcgcgaccccacgcaatacgtcatgacgtcaagaggtcacagaggacgaacgcgcaactctgccccagtgtttaaAAGTGTGTTGATAGAGGACCGTTCCttcgttgttgtatgtcaactgatacttattaatgtctttgtgtcagtttattgtttacaatggtccccAAATTTGCGTTTtgtatatgtaacacgtgacctccctgcgtcactacgcatttacgttaggtcgcgctggaccggacctaaacgaaaagttgcggtttaaaagagcatttatttttcttgtcaaaaatgacaatcgtttcgccagacaagacccttatgcctcgtttgggatcgtttatagtcctttgaaactccgttgaaaaaaactgttacatgttgagttaagtattaaatgttgggctctattaaagtccattaaaatgagaaaaatcctgcaatgttttcctcaataaacataatttcttctggactcaacaaagaaagacatcaacattttggatgacatggtggtgagtaaattatctggattttgcttttaagaaaatggaatattcctttaaattagaACAGAAGTagcttttataaacatgccttagaaaaaaaCGTTACTGGTATGCATCTTTTTACAAAACAATGACATTGATATAATTTAAGATATATCaagacaagtttttttttgttaagaCACTTCAAACacgcattttagtctgggactagacttaagccttgtctgtgaaaccaggccagGTTTCCAAACCTTTAAAAATGAAACGTTAAAAACCTGAATACATCGACATGAGCTTTTATAGGgtggtttccctgacagggattatcttaaaccaggactaggccttagtttaattaggaaatataactagttttaacaaacatgccttactaaaaacattacctgtgtgcattttgaggcaaaacaaaaggcactgatgtattttaagatgtttcagtgcaaaatgttttcagttAGGAAGTCTCTTACAtacattttagtctaggactagtctaatccctgtccgggaaacggCCCCTATGGTTTATATGTTAATACGAAGTTATATGTCAAAACTTTGCATGCCAAGTGAAGtcattaaagtgcccatattatgcaaaCTCCACTTTGTGCTTGGACATAAATGCGTGTtagcagtgtgtgaacacaaccaccctaaaacaaaaaacacccaCTCCTCTTTCTAATCCCCTTTAAACCagagcagtctcattagacatgatGTTTTGATTGTCtttttaatgtgatgtcacacaaacaaagtCCCGctcacagccactgactgactggttcatttttcccaaaagcttttctaaatgtgtttattagCACGCTGTAGCACTAATGGggctgtattcacaggaatcagatacATTTTTTACCGAAACCAGTAGCTCATTTGCTTTAAAGATACATACATGAAGACACACATATTGATTTTTTGCTCCCGCcaaaataggggcattttggacacgctatatttaaaatatctgtGGGGTATTATTAGCTGatactttacagacacattctaggaaCACTGAGACTTATATTAAATCTTGTATAATTATAATTAAGTGGCTATATATAAGTAAAAATCATGAGCTCACCGAGAGTCTCCAGCAGCAGGTAGAGAAGAGAGGACTGTGAGTTTTCACCATAGGCTTCTAGCTCTTGAAGGTTCCTGTACGCTCTGTCCTCAATGTCTTTCTCCTGTTTAAAACACCAACAGAATCATTCATTTATTACACAATAATATGAAAGTTGTACTTAGATTGTGAATGAGAACAAAATCAGGTAAACTATTCTTCTAGCAATGTTTATTTGAGTGCGTTTAATACAACTGCCAGAGGACAAACTTGCCTACATATTAGTTCAGAATGGAATAAGGAATAATTCAcctaaaaatattattattttatcatttacttCAAAGTCAATTTAATTCCACATGTACTTTCATTATAACTTACTCTTTCAGATATAATTCTTAACATCCACCTCTTTGTTAATGTGTGTTTCCTTACAGCCTGGGAACAGAGAACAGTTACGTCAGTGTGAAATTTAATGTTAACATCCCCGCAACAAAATCTTACAAAGAcgttactttacttttttttttactaaaaccCACCCTCCATAGTTCTGCACCGACAGGCTGGGCTGGAGGGTCATCTCTGTAAATATCTTCTACAGCGCTCTTCCAAAACTGCATCCGCATTAAACCAATGGTTTTCTGGGAAACAAAGTCCTTAACCTTAAAGATCCAACATGCAAGGTTAGTGTGATACACATTCAAGTAAAGAAGCCATTAACTACTAAGTTAAAGATAAAAACTGGTTCACAGTCGTAATCATAAGTTACCTGCCTGTGCCACTTCCACATTAAACGCTCTTAGTGCCAATGAGGAGCGGCGAGCATCATCAGGTAGAAGAAGTGAACACAAAAATCCCTCATAGTCCCTCTTCCTATAAATGAGATTACTGAcgttatttaaaggggacatttcacaagactttttaaagatgttaaataagtctttggtgtccccagggtccgtatgtgaagtttaagctcaaaataccatatagataatttattatagcatgttaaaattgccactttctGACACTTATAATTGAACATATTGTAATTATTAATGTTTCCCTGTTTATGAAAAGCTAAataaaaaattgccacttttaggtgtgagcaaaagaATTTGCCATTAGTTTTTGTGTTTCccttttaatgcaaatgagctgatctctgcactaaatggcagtgccgtggttggatagtgcagattaaggggcgatgttatccccttttgacatcataaggggagccagatttaaATTAcccattttttcacatgcttgcagagaatggtttaccaaaactaaagtATGGAGTGATCTTTTTCACAGTTTAGGCACCCAATTGCAGCActttaacatgaaaaaaatctagattttcatgatatgtcactTTAATCTATTCTATTGGGTCATTAACATAGCCAAAAACTAAACTTAACATCagaatgaattaaatatacagacACTTTATAAACGGGTAGTTGACACATAATATAAATAATGGGAGAGAATCCTTTATTCCATTTTTGTAAATCGAAATAAACAATGTACTTAACTTACCTCACAATATCAATGCAGTATTTTTCGTGGTGTTGACCTGCCGTGTTTGTTAATGCTCTGATACATTTAATCTCTGCTGGCCTCTGTACACATGTGGGATAAGGAATCTTTAACCGAAAGCATTTTGTGGTGCATAAAAGTCCATTTTTAAAGTTGATACTGGATGCCAT from Misgurnus anguillicaudatus chromosome 10, ASM2758022v2, whole genome shotgun sequence encodes the following:
- the ndufaf6 gene encoding NADH dehydrogenase (ubiquinone) complex I, assembly factor 6 isoform X1: MASSINFKNGLLCTTKCFRLKIPYPTCVQRPAEIKCIRALTNTAGQHHEKYCIDIVRKRDYEGFLCSLLLPDDARRSSLALRAFNVEVAQVKDFVSQKTIGLMRMQFWKSAVEDIYRDDPPAQPVGAELWRAVRKHTLTKRWMLRIISEREKDIEDRAYRNLQELEAYGENSQSSLLYLLLETLGVKNVHADHAASHIGKAQGILTCLRATPYNSSRRKVYLPMDICMLHGASQEDFIRGSREQNIKDVVYDIASQAHVHLEHARSFIKNVPHAAMPAFLQTVVLEDYLHRMRKADFDVFHPSLQKRNPLLPLQLYLRSWKKTY